From a region of the Gavia stellata isolate bGavSte3 chromosome 32, bGavSte3.hap2, whole genome shotgun sequence genome:
- the SCAMP4 gene encoding secretory carrier-associated membrane protein 4 → MAVYCITLVVNIIACLAWWIGGGYGVNFGLAILWFILFSPCGYVCWFRPAYKAFRSDSSFNFMAFFFIFGAQFILTILQAIGFSGWGACGWLAAITFFSTSVAAAVFMLFPAIMFTMSAVAMLICILRVHKIYRGAGGSFQKAQDEWNSGTWRNPPSREAQYSNFSGNSLPEYPTVPNYPPGNQWP, encoded by the exons TTTACTGCATCACGCTAGTAGTGAATATAATTGCATGCCTGGCGTGGTGGATCGGAGGAGGCTATGGGGTCAATTTTGGTTTGGCCATCCTCTGGTTTATCCTCTTCAGTCCCTGCGGCTACGTCTGCTGGTTCCGACCTGCGTACAAAGCCTTTCG GTCGGACAGCTCATTTAATTTTATGgcctttttcttcatctttggCGCACAGTTTATTCTCACGATCCTGCAAGCGATTGGTTTCTCcggatggggagcttg tGGATGGTTGGCAGCCATTACTTTCTTTAGCACCAGTGTTGCAGCTGCTGTGTTCATGCTGTTTCCTGCCATTATGTTTACAATGTCAGCGGTCGCAATGCTTATCTGCATTTTAAGG GTACATAAAATCTACCGAGGGGCTGGTGGAAGCTTTCAGAAAGCTCAGGATGAGTGGAACAGCGGCACATGGAGGAACCCCCCCAGCAGGGAGGCCCAGTACAGCAATTTTTCTGGGAACAGCCTGCCAGAGTATCCCACAGTGCCCAACTATCCCCCGGGAAACCAATGGCCTTAA